The following are from one region of the Chryseobacterium shigense genome:
- a CDS encoding DUF6625 family protein, giving the protein MQKILLIVIYIGELPWYFSLFYNSCIMNKSVDFLFVGDELDGLTQSDNIIIKKVGLSDFNSLASDKLNLDINIKKAYKICDFRPAFGEIFAEYTEGYDFWGYCDCDIVLGNIRNFITDDILDNFDYISAKPEYPSGFFSLFKNSQTMNRLYRTSDYFEAIFQSDENCMFDECAGLYEDVILGRNILDIEHNLDSLHHLLVRNEEEINPLFEFFSIEGLPGDVRYNNGVLSYKGEYEVLLYHLSDYKKNILTEKKYLNPSKTFFISKYKIYTGSFNPAVLGNLKDNWAVMKFNLSSKIDRILTKLSPDQPIKIENGTYSYMHQCIDIDKDKFRLHTINGSIYKSVLFKDYYYLDSINSYLSKNEFGIDLIEKNGHVTFFQKR; this is encoded by the coding sequence ATGCAAAAAATTTTATTAATCGTAATATACATTGGTGAATTACCTTGGTATTTCAGTCTGTTTTACAATTCTTGCATAATGAATAAAAGTGTAGATTTTTTATTTGTTGGTGATGAATTGGACGGGTTAACGCAATCAGACAATATTATTATAAAAAAAGTCGGTCTCAGTGATTTCAATAGTTTGGCTTCGGATAAATTAAATTTAGACATCAATATTAAAAAAGCTTATAAAATCTGCGATTTCAGGCCTGCATTCGGAGAAATATTTGCAGAATATACGGAGGGATATGATTTTTGGGGATACTGCGACTGTGATATCGTTTTAGGAAATATCAGGAACTTCATTACCGATGATATTTTAGACAATTTCGATTATATATCTGCAAAACCGGAATATCCGTCCGGATTTTTTTCGCTATTTAAGAATAGTCAGACGATGAATAGGCTATATAGGACAAGCGATTATTTTGAGGCTATTTTTCAATCTGATGAAAACTGTATGTTTGATGAATGTGCGGGATTGTATGAAGATGTTATTTTGGGAAGAAATATTCTGGATATAGAACATAATTTGGATTCTTTACATCATCTGCTTGTAAGAAATGAAGAAGAAATCAACCCCTTATTCGAGTTTTTTTCAATTGAAGGACTTCCCGGAGATGTCAGGTATAATAACGGAGTACTATCCTATAAAGGTGAGTATGAAGTTTTGCTGTACCATTTAAGTGATTATAAGAAAAATATACTGACTGAAAAAAAGTATTTAAACCCTTCAAAAACATTCTTTATATCCAAATACAAAATTTACACCGGAAGCTTTAATCCCGCAGTACTGGGAAACTTAAAAGACAATTGGGCCGTAATGAAATTCAATTTGTCAAGTAAAATAGACAGGATACTCACAAAGTTATCTCCAGATCAACCAATTAAAATAGAAAACGGAACCTATAGTTATATGCATCAATGTATTGATATTGATAAGGATAAATTCAGGCTTCATACAATTAACGGTTCAATATATAAATCTGTACTGTTTAAAGACTATTATTATCTCGATTCAATTAATTCTTACCTCTCGAAAAATGAATTTGGAATTGACCTGATTGAAAAAAACGGGCATGTAACTTTTTTTCAGAAGAGATAG
- a CDS encoding HlyD family secretion protein has translation METKDILDNIELRSESVQDILTQPPHWMIRWGNTVILIILAIILIMSYIIKYPEFIPAPITVTSQNPPEKIEARTNSKIEKILIRDHQEVKKNDILMVIQSTANYKDVLELKKLVDSITPGRLASFPVHITSHFKLGELQGDYNSFASAFQDEELFTRLQPYAPENLAANQSLSEYKTRIITLKQQKSLEQAKYELTKKNYQRSQDLFNQGVISAVELENEKIKYLQAQQNFENINISLSQMEENISNVNKTKSGAAINTEKDKISYSSKTLQLFEQLRKSLKQWEQNYLIISSTDGTASFQQFFGENQFVKSGEAILSVLPRNKEKLVGRMSIPAVNSGKVTEGQKVLIKLDNYRFQEYGIVEGKVLHVALAPSVDDKGNYYYYVDVVLPKGLKTSYNKNLPFDKELKGNAEIVTRDLRLIERFFYQIRELLGYQS, from the coding sequence TTGGAAACTAAAGATATATTAGATAATATTGAACTGCGCTCTGAAAGTGTTCAGGACATTCTTACGCAGCCTCCCCACTGGATGATCCGCTGGGGAAATACCGTTATTCTCATTATACTGGCAATTATTTTAATAATGAGCTATATTATTAAATATCCGGAATTTATTCCCGCTCCAATTACCGTTACATCACAAAACCCTCCGGAAAAAATAGAAGCCAGAACTAATTCAAAAATTGAAAAAATTCTTATCAGAGACCATCAGGAAGTCAAAAAAAATGATATCCTGATGGTTATACAATCCACAGCTAATTACAAAGATGTTCTGGAACTAAAAAAACTGGTGGATTCTATTACTCCCGGCCGGTTAGCATCCTTCCCGGTTCATATCACCTCTCATTTCAAATTAGGTGAGCTTCAGGGCGACTATAACAGTTTTGCCAGTGCTTTCCAGGATGAGGAGCTTTTTACAAGGCTTCAGCCTTATGCTCCCGAAAATCTGGCTGCCAATCAGAGTCTTTCTGAGTATAAAACAAGGATTATTACTTTAAAGCAACAGAAAAGTCTTGAGCAGGCCAAATATGAACTTACAAAGAAAAACTATCAGCGTTCCCAGGATCTTTTTAACCAGGGAGTAATCTCTGCTGTGGAACTTGAAAATGAAAAAATTAAATATCTTCAGGCTCAGCAGAATTTCGAGAACATTAACATCTCTTTATCCCAGATGGAGGAGAATATTTCCAATGTCAATAAAACAAAAAGCGGGGCCGCCATTAATACGGAGAAAGATAAGATATCCTATTCCTCAAAAACGCTTCAGCTGTTTGAACAGTTAAGAAAATCGCTTAAGCAATGGGAACAAAATTATCTTATAATTTCTTCTACAGATGGTACTGCCAGTTTTCAGCAGTTTTTTGGTGAAAACCAGTTTGTGAAATCAGGGGAAGCTATTCTTTCTGTTTTGCCCAGAAACAAAGAGAAGCTGGTGGGCAGGATGTCTATTCCTGCAGTAAATTCAGGGAAAGTAACAGAAGGACAGAAAGTTCTGATTAAACTGGATAATTACCGTTTCCAGGAATATGGCATTGTAGAGGGCAAAGTCCTCCATGTTGCTTTGGCCCCAAGTGTTGACGACAAAGGCAATTATTACTACTATGTAGATGTAGTTCTTCCCAAAGGCTTAAAAACATCTTATAATAAGAACCTTCCTTTTGATAAAGAGCTTAAAGGAAATGCCGAAATCGTAACCCGGGACTTAAGGCTTATAGAACGTTTCTTCTACCAGATCCGGGAATTATTAGGGTATCAGAGCTAA